The DNA region GTGGAAAAAAAGAGGATCGTGTTGTTGGCCAGATTCCAACACAGGTCATAGACTGCCGGGATTGGCGACGCTTTTTTGGTCAGCATCAGTTTGATGTTCTCTTTGATCTCGAGCCGATTTCCTCGGGAGAGTTTGGGGACCTGCTTCTCCTTTCTGACCCGCTCCTCTTCCTTCATGCAGAATTTTTTCAGCACCGCCGAAGGTACCTTACGTTCATCGATTCGCATTGATAGCACGATATAGTCGCCGATGGCATGAGAGGCATAGGAGAATTCGGAGTCGAACATATTCATTACCGATACCCAGCCGATGGAATATTCTTCGAAATTATCATCGATATCTTTGAAGGCGTTGCTCGCGATCCGCTCAGCGGCGAACTCCCAAAAATTTTCCGGCATCTCACCTTC from Desulfobulbaceae bacterium includes:
- a CDS encoding recombination-associated protein RdgC: MGLLSNSGTFVRFAVEGEMPENFWEFAAERIASNAFKDIDDNFEEYSIGWVSVMNMFDSEFSYASHAIGDYIVLSMRIDERKVPSAVLKKFCMKEEERVRKEKQVPKLSRGNRLEIKENIKLMLTKKASPIPAVYDLCWNLANNTILFFSTSATVHAAIEDLFKETFGLHLVLQVPYLAAADRK